One part of the Lytechinus pictus isolate F3 Inbred chromosome 3, Lp3.0, whole genome shotgun sequence genome encodes these proteins:
- the LOC129257618 gene encoding mRNA export factor GLE1-like isoform X2 — protein MAESRRTSMPQTLSELQLYRVLDRANLLPYYANFILQGGDDVQQLCEAGEDEFLEIMSLVGMGSKPLHVRRLQKALQEWVANPAAFQEPLASQSTHPGQMSGIDVPLAVNLPSHGHHSSGRWQQGNASTSSSPGHPSTTSATPSRISPGTSHQISTTTPPSFRPIGNLSSPSPAVFNAAPIARSDNPALSREIVDNIRASAENVIHSEGLSPMPLNKKVTREVEYILSMSPDHPSRMDEIRKWSSIYGRFDSKRKLEKPLTLHEVTVNEAASQLCNVDPHLILQREKLFPLARQVVRDSGYQYKHGQSRSSKGKSKGESKSKRAKINNDPDLNPNPRTVHAEIMKIRRERLNEITTLLSTIKTQQYDLKAKISIGKAEDNLQKVYDLQLELEKLTTQQLAYMTEQTDLIKKQKRSDRYYVAKAKAEGRDEDDEEEDILHEGSNNILQDDQQQHQSQHQQQQQQQHQQTQQQQSQQQQQSQQQQQMPPQHMTSQPGQQHPGRRSKCSSPHVDQGEQHSTDNTNNQQQRQQQQQQQQQQHYNSASRTDDNDAQTESCGHMQRQMSSGQSVGQQGRRGKNQHSGHSGGHLGSQTRGSGQQHQQQQGNGEQHYNNPTTNPNNTLSSNQYNHISTTDQQHPGPDDVVHTGLPKRAAFKAQRQMMQHLLMDEGIRLAQTFGGYHQPPVTLVPNMPQSSHFHHGVVEQRQAVSSPSQPMRVMQH, from the exons ATGGCCGAAAGTCGACGCACGTCCATGCCCCAGACCCTAAGTGAACTTCAGCTCTATCGAGTCTTAGACCGGGCCAACCTCCTCCCTTACTATGCCAACTTCATCCTACAGGGTGGAGATGATGTCCAGCAGCTCTGTGAGGCCGGAGAGGATGAGTTTTTAGAGATCATGTCTTTGGTCGGTATGGGAAGCAAACCCCTCCATGTTAGACGTCTGCAAAAGGCACTGCAGGAGTGGGTTGCAAATCCAGCAGCTTTTCAG GAACCACTAGCATCTCAGTCAACCCATCCAGGTCAGATGTCTGGTATAGACGTCCCTCTAGCCGTCAACCTCCCATCCCATGGTCATCACTCCTCAGGAAGATGGCAGCAGGGGAACGCATCCACATCATCCTCACCGGGTCATCCTTCTACCACCAGTGCCACACCAAGTCGCATTTCACCAGGAACCTCCCACCAGATCTCTACCACCACCCCACCCAGCTTCCGTCCCATTGGGAACCTGTCATCCCCTTCCCCTGCCGTCTTCAACGCGGCCCCAATCGCTCGCTCGGACAACCCGGCCCTGAGCAGGGAGATCGTCGACAACATCCGGGCTTCGGCGGAGAATGTCATTCATTCGGAAGGACTGTCTCCAATGCCTCTTAACAAGAAGGTCACGAGGGAAGTTGAGTACATCCTTAGTATGTCTCCAGATCACCCAAGCAGGATGGACGAGATACGCAAGTGGTCAAGCATCTATGGCAGATTTGACTCCAAGCGTAAGCTGGAAAAACCTCTCACATTACATGAA GTGACCGTCAATGAAGCAGCCTCCCAGCTGTGCAATGTTGATCCTCATCTGATCTTACAGAGAGAGAAACTCTTTCCTCTAGCCAGACAAGTGGTCAGAGACAGTGGTTACCAGTATAAACATGGACAGTCAAG ATCATCAAAAGGCAAGTCCAAGGGCGAATCCAAAAGCAAGAGAGCAAAGATTAACAATGATCCCGATCTAAACCCAAACCCGCGGACAGTTCATGCAGAGATCATGAAGATCAGGAGAGAG AGGTTGAACGAGATCACAACGCTGTTGAGCACCATCAAAACCCAACAGTACGACCTGAAGGCCAAGATATCCATCGGCAAAGCAGAGGACAATCTTCAGAAGGTCTACGATCTACAGTTAGAGTTGGAGAAACTGACCACCCAGCAGCTGGCCTACATGACAGAGCAGACAGACCTGATCAAGAAACAGAAGCGATCAGACAG GTATTACGTTGCTAAAGCAAAAGCTGAAGGAAGGGATGAAGATGACGAAGAAGAGGATATTTTACATGAAGGTTCAAACAACATCTTGCAGGACGACCAACAACAGCATCAGTCTCagcatcaacaacaacaacagcaacaacaccaacaaaCACAACAGCAACAGTCACAGCAGCAACAACAGTCACAGCAACAGCAACAGATGCCTCCACAGCATATGACCTCACAACCAGGACAACAACATCCTG GTCGTAGGTCAAAGTGCTCCTCGCCACATGTTGATCAAGGAGAGCAACACAGCACTGACAACACCAACAACCAACAACAAAGacaacaacagcagcaacagcaacaacaacagcacTACAACTCTGCATCAAGGACTGATGATAACGACGCACAAACGGAATCCTGCGGACACATGCAAAGACAGATGAGCAGTGGTCAGTCAGTTGGCCAACAAGGTAGGAGGGGTAAGAATCAGCATAGTGGTCATTCTGGTGGTCACTTGGGTAGTCAGACCAGGGGATCCGGTCAGCAACATCAACAGCAACAAGGGAATGGGGAGCAACACTACAACAACCCTACCACCAATCCAAACAACACTCTATCCAGCAATCAGTACAACCACATCTCTACTACCGACCAGCAACATCCAGGTCCTGATGATGTCGTCCACACTGGTCTGCCAAAGAGGGCGGCATTCAAGGCCCAACGCCAGATGATGCAGCACCTGTTAATGGATGAGGGGATAAGATTAGCACAGACGTTTGGAGGCTACCATCAACCGCCGGTGACCTTAGTACCAAATATGCCTCAGAGTAGTCACTTCCATCATGGTGTTGTTGAACAACGTCAAGCAGTTAGCTCACCATCACAGCCTATGAGAGTCATGCAACATTAG
- the LOC129256459 gene encoding uncharacterized protein LOC129256459, with the protein MMRLMNLSCNVYLVVFVVIVGIITDVVTCDFIDDLHLSSLRVRRGPPDCSRCRTELCRMYCGTPGGRKRSISDSQVFRKKFPIRRRISLFDSVLDRLSTEKKQSIMKALVAKLHKHETSETDHQLLENRLFSKKS; encoded by the exons ATGATGAGGTTAATGAATCTTAGTTGTAATGTATATCTGGTCGTCTTCGTCGTCATTGTTGGAATCATAACCGATGTGGTGACTTGTGATTTCATTGATGATCTTCATCTGTCCTCGTTACGAGTACGGCGAGGTCCCCCAG ATTGTTCAAGATGCAGAACAGAATTATGCCGAATGTACTGTGGAA CGCCGGGTGGGAGAAAACGTTCAATTAGTGATTCACAGGTCTTCAGAAAAAAG TTTCCAATCAGGAGAAGAATCTCTCTTTTTGATTCTGTTTTGGATCGCCTCtccacagaaaaaaaacaaagtattatgaag GCATTAGTTGCAAAActacacaaacatgaaacatcAGAGACAGATCATCAGCTGTTAGAAAATCGACTTTTCAGCAAAAAATCATGA
- the LOC129257618 gene encoding mRNA export factor GLE1-like isoform X1 yields the protein MAESRRTSMPQTLSELQLYRVLDRANLLPYYANFILQGGDDVQQLCEAGEDEFLEIMSLVGMGSKPLHVRRLQKALQEWVANPAAFQEPLASQSTHPGQMSGIDVPLAVNLPSHGHHSSGRWQQGNASTSSSPGHPSTTSATPSRISPGTSHQISTTTPPSFRPIGNLSSPSPAVFNAAPIARSDNPALSREIVDNIRASAENVIHSEGLSPMPLNKKVTREVEYILSMSPDHPSRMDEIRKWSSIYGRFDSKRKLEKPLTLHEVTVNEAASQLCNVDPHLILQREKLFPLARQVVRDSGYQYKHGQSRSSKGKSKGESKSKRAKINNDPDLNPNPRTVHAEIMKIRREERLNEITTLLSTIKTQQYDLKAKISIGKAEDNLQKVYDLQLELEKLTTQQLAYMTEQTDLIKKQKRSDRYYVAKAKAEGRDEDDEEEDILHEGSNNILQDDQQQHQSQHQQQQQQQHQQTQQQQSQQQQQSQQQQQMPPQHMTSQPGQQHPGRRSKCSSPHVDQGEQHSTDNTNNQQQRQQQQQQQQQQHYNSASRTDDNDAQTESCGHMQRQMSSGQSVGQQGRRGKNQHSGHSGGHLGSQTRGSGQQHQQQQGNGEQHYNNPTTNPNNTLSSNQYNHISTTDQQHPGPDDVVHTGLPKRAAFKAQRQMMQHLLMDEGIRLAQTFGGYHQPPVTLVPNMPQSSHFHHGVVEQRQAVSSPSQPMRVMQH from the exons ATGGCCGAAAGTCGACGCACGTCCATGCCCCAGACCCTAAGTGAACTTCAGCTCTATCGAGTCTTAGACCGGGCCAACCTCCTCCCTTACTATGCCAACTTCATCCTACAGGGTGGAGATGATGTCCAGCAGCTCTGTGAGGCCGGAGAGGATGAGTTTTTAGAGATCATGTCTTTGGTCGGTATGGGAAGCAAACCCCTCCATGTTAGACGTCTGCAAAAGGCACTGCAGGAGTGGGTTGCAAATCCAGCAGCTTTTCAG GAACCACTAGCATCTCAGTCAACCCATCCAGGTCAGATGTCTGGTATAGACGTCCCTCTAGCCGTCAACCTCCCATCCCATGGTCATCACTCCTCAGGAAGATGGCAGCAGGGGAACGCATCCACATCATCCTCACCGGGTCATCCTTCTACCACCAGTGCCACACCAAGTCGCATTTCACCAGGAACCTCCCACCAGATCTCTACCACCACCCCACCCAGCTTCCGTCCCATTGGGAACCTGTCATCCCCTTCCCCTGCCGTCTTCAACGCGGCCCCAATCGCTCGCTCGGACAACCCGGCCCTGAGCAGGGAGATCGTCGACAACATCCGGGCTTCGGCGGAGAATGTCATTCATTCGGAAGGACTGTCTCCAATGCCTCTTAACAAGAAGGTCACGAGGGAAGTTGAGTACATCCTTAGTATGTCTCCAGATCACCCAAGCAGGATGGACGAGATACGCAAGTGGTCAAGCATCTATGGCAGATTTGACTCCAAGCGTAAGCTGGAAAAACCTCTCACATTACATGAA GTGACCGTCAATGAAGCAGCCTCCCAGCTGTGCAATGTTGATCCTCATCTGATCTTACAGAGAGAGAAACTCTTTCCTCTAGCCAGACAAGTGGTCAGAGACAGTGGTTACCAGTATAAACATGGACAGTCAAG ATCATCAAAAGGCAAGTCCAAGGGCGAATCCAAAAGCAAGAGAGCAAAGATTAACAATGATCCCGATCTAAACCCAAACCCGCGGACAGTTCATGCAGAGATCATGAAGATCAGGAGAGAG GAGAGGTTGAACGAGATCACAACGCTGTTGAGCACCATCAAAACCCAACAGTACGACCTGAAGGCCAAGATATCCATCGGCAAAGCAGAGGACAATCTTCAGAAGGTCTACGATCTACAGTTAGAGTTGGAGAAACTGACCACCCAGCAGCTGGCCTACATGACAGAGCAGACAGACCTGATCAAGAAACAGAAGCGATCAGACAG GTATTACGTTGCTAAAGCAAAAGCTGAAGGAAGGGATGAAGATGACGAAGAAGAGGATATTTTACATGAAGGTTCAAACAACATCTTGCAGGACGACCAACAACAGCATCAGTCTCagcatcaacaacaacaacagcaacaacaccaacaaaCACAACAGCAACAGTCACAGCAGCAACAACAGTCACAGCAACAGCAACAGATGCCTCCACAGCATATGACCTCACAACCAGGACAACAACATCCTG GTCGTAGGTCAAAGTGCTCCTCGCCACATGTTGATCAAGGAGAGCAACACAGCACTGACAACACCAACAACCAACAACAAAGacaacaacagcagcaacagcaacaacaacagcacTACAACTCTGCATCAAGGACTGATGATAACGACGCACAAACGGAATCCTGCGGACACATGCAAAGACAGATGAGCAGTGGTCAGTCAGTTGGCCAACAAGGTAGGAGGGGTAAGAATCAGCATAGTGGTCATTCTGGTGGTCACTTGGGTAGTCAGACCAGGGGATCCGGTCAGCAACATCAACAGCAACAAGGGAATGGGGAGCAACACTACAACAACCCTACCACCAATCCAAACAACACTCTATCCAGCAATCAGTACAACCACATCTCTACTACCGACCAGCAACATCCAGGTCCTGATGATGTCGTCCACACTGGTCTGCCAAAGAGGGCGGCATTCAAGGCCCAACGCCAGATGATGCAGCACCTGTTAATGGATGAGGGGATAAGATTAGCACAGACGTTTGGAGGCTACCATCAACCGCCGGTGACCTTAGTACCAAATATGCCTCAGAGTAGTCACTTCCATCATGGTGTTGTTGAACAACGTCAAGCAGTTAGCTCACCATCACAGCCTATGAGAGTCATGCAACATTAG